The Lichenihabitans psoromatis genome contains a region encoding:
- the lipB gene encoding lipoyl(octanoyl) transferase LipB, translated as MPTRDDLAGSFFPVDPAPAVGWTITDGPVDYEDAVAIMEHRAEAIARGEASEWVWLVEHPALYTAGTSSRPDDLIAARFPVHQTGRGGQYTYHGPGQRVAYVMLDLKRRRPDVRAFVAALEDWIVATLASFNLRAGRREARVGVWVDRPDKPPSVSGLLAEDKIAAIGIRLRRWVSFHGISINVEPDLEHFSSIVPCGIADAHLGVTSLVDLGLPVTMADVDVALRQSFAPIFGASVDEI; from the coding sequence GTGCCAACTCGCGACGACCTCGCAGGATCTTTTTTTCCGGTCGATCCCGCTCCTGCCGTCGGGTGGACAATTACGGATGGTCCAGTCGACTATGAGGACGCTGTCGCGATCATGGAACACCGTGCCGAAGCCATCGCGCGGGGTGAAGCCAGCGAATGGGTTTGGCTGGTCGAGCACCCTGCCCTCTACACGGCCGGCACGTCATCCCGGCCGGACGATCTCATCGCCGCTCGCTTTCCGGTCCATCAGACGGGTCGCGGCGGACAATATACCTATCATGGTCCGGGCCAGCGCGTCGCTTACGTGATGCTCGATCTCAAGCGCCGCCGTCCCGACGTCCGCGCCTTCGTGGCGGCTCTGGAAGACTGGATCGTCGCGACGCTTGCGTCGTTTAACCTCAGGGCGGGGCGCCGCGAAGCCCGCGTCGGTGTCTGGGTGGATCGTCCCGACAAACCGCCTTCCGTGAGCGGGCTGCTGGCGGAAGACAAGATCGCGGCAATCGGCATCCGCCTGCGCCGCTGGGTCAGCTTTCACGGCATTTCGATCAATGTGGAGCCCGATCTCGAGCATTTCTCAAGCATCGTTCCCTGCGGCATCGCGGACGCTCACCTCGGGGTCACGAGCCTTGTCGATCTCGGCCTGCCGGTGACGATGGCCGATGTCGACGTCGCATTGCGGCAATCCTTCGCCCCGATATTCGGCGCGAGCGTCGACGAGATTTAA
- a CDS encoding YeaH/YhbH family protein — protein sequence MHIVDRRLNPGGKSFANRQRFLRRAKEQVQRAVRDSAKTRDIKDLEQGGEVTIPVDGISEPNLRRQSSGGKRDHILPGNKIYNEGDRLERPQSRKGGGSGAGDGGGGDDKFRFVLSREEFLNIFLDDLELPDLAKRRLSVTETQGMRRAGYTVSGSPANIALNRTMRNAMARRIALKRPTSAELDRLEAEVASLEDLGAASADARREALTTLRQRQGRTPYLDPIDLRYRRFEPYPKPIAQAVMFCMMDVSGSMTEHMKDLAKRFFMLMHVFLTRRYKHVDIVFIRHTDKAAEVDEETFFTSAETGGTLVSSALVEMKRVIAERYSPADWNIYGAQASDGDNSSSDGERTKLTLQQELLPHCQYFAYLEVGEESGTRFGPSAQGTTLWRTYKTVQSSGRFAMRRVHQRGDIYPVFRELFQKNQDATASQAVP from the coding sequence ATGCATATCGTCGATCGTCGTCTCAACCCAGGTGGAAAGAGCTTCGCTAATCGCCAACGGTTCCTGCGCCGGGCCAAGGAGCAGGTCCAGCGTGCGGTTCGCGACAGCGCCAAAACGCGGGACATCAAGGATCTGGAGCAGGGCGGTGAGGTCACGATCCCGGTCGATGGGATCAGCGAACCCAACCTTCGCCGCCAATCTTCCGGGGGCAAGCGCGACCATATCCTCCCGGGTAACAAGATCTACAACGAGGGTGACCGGCTGGAACGACCGCAATCGCGCAAAGGCGGCGGGTCCGGCGCGGGTGACGGTGGCGGCGGGGATGACAAATTCCGCTTCGTCCTCAGCCGTGAGGAATTTCTCAACATCTTTCTCGACGATCTCGAACTTCCGGATCTCGCCAAACGTCGGCTGTCGGTGACCGAGACACAAGGCATGCGGCGCGCCGGCTATACGGTCTCCGGCTCGCCGGCCAATATCGCGCTGAACCGGACGATGCGGAACGCCATGGCGCGCCGGATCGCCCTGAAACGGCCGACGAGCGCCGAACTCGACCGGCTCGAGGCCGAAGTGGCAAGCCTCGAAGATCTCGGGGCCGCCAGTGCAGACGCGCGACGTGAGGCGCTGACGACGCTGCGGCAGCGACAGGGCCGGACGCCTTATCTCGATCCGATCGATTTGCGCTATCGTCGGTTCGAGCCCTATCCAAAGCCGATCGCCCAGGCGGTCATGTTTTGCATGATGGACGTGTCCGGCTCGATGACCGAGCACATGAAGGATCTCGCCAAGCGCTTCTTCATGCTGATGCACGTGTTTTTGACGCGTCGCTACAAACATGTCGACATCGTCTTCATTCGGCATACGGACAAAGCCGCCGAGGTCGATGAGGAAACCTTCTTCACCAGCGCCGAAACGGGCGGGACTCTGGTTTCCTCCGCACTCGTCGAAATGAAGCGCGTGATCGCCGAGCGCTATAGCCCCGCCGACTGGAACATCTATGGGGCGCAGGCGTCGGACGGCGATAATTCGTCGAGTGACGGGGAGCGGACCAAGCTGACGCTGCAGCAGGAGCTGCTGCCGCATTGCCAGTATTTCGCCTATCTCGAAGTGGGCGAGGAATCCGGCACGCGGTTCGGTCCCTCTGCCCAGGGAACCACCTTGTGGCGCACCTACAAGACCGTGCAAAGCTCGGGACGGTTCGCCATGCGACGGGTCCACCAGCGGGGCGATATTTACCCGGTCTTCCGCGAGCTGTTCCAAAAGAATCAGGATGCAACGGCCTCTCAGGCGGTCCCATGA
- a CDS encoding PrkA family serine protein kinase, which produces MPHAAGALSDFARFYQERRDAELTLSEYLEGCKTDPTMYASAPERILHAIGEAELVDTSKDPRLGRIFMNRTIRVYPAFAEFFGMEETVERIVSYFRHSAQGLEERKQILYLLGPVGGGKSSLAERLKALMEVCPIYVLKAGDELSPVFESPLGLFDPERMGDMLEERYGIPRRRLTGQMSPWCVKRLDEFGGDLSRFTVVKVLPSRLRQVAISKTEPGDENNQDISSLVGKVDIRKLETLSQNDPDAYSYSGGLNRSNQGMLEFVEMFKAPIKMLHPLLTATQEGNYIGTENIGAIPFSGMIMAHSNESEWQSFKTNKNNEAFIDRIYVIKVPYCLRVTEEQRIYAKLIRSSELSKAPCAPSTLEMLSRFSVLSRLRHHENSNLFSKMRVYDGESLREVDPRARSLQEYKDAGGIDEGMDGISTRFAFKVLAATFNHDTVEVGADPVHLMYVLEQAIRREQLPADIEKRYIEFIKAELAPRYAEFIGHEIQKAYLESYHDYGQNLFDRYIDYADAWIEDQDFKDPDTGQLLNRESLNGELTKIEKPAGIANPKDFRNEVVKFALRSRAANTGRNPSWTSYEKIRDVIERRMFSQVEELLPVISFGSKKDSDTEKKHEQFVDRMISRGYTERQVRRLVEWYMRAKQAS; this is translated from the coding sequence ATGCCCCATGCCGCAGGAGCTCTTTCGGATTTCGCTCGATTTTATCAAGAGCGTCGTGACGCCGAGCTGACGCTCTCGGAATATTTGGAGGGTTGCAAGACCGATCCAACCATGTACGCCAGCGCGCCCGAGCGAATTCTGCATGCGATTGGCGAGGCCGAACTGGTCGATACGTCGAAAGATCCGCGACTTGGACGGATCTTCATGAACCGGACAATTCGAGTTTATCCTGCCTTTGCCGAATTCTTCGGCATGGAAGAGACGGTCGAGCGTATCGTCAGCTACTTCCGCCATTCGGCCCAGGGCCTCGAAGAGCGCAAGCAGATCCTCTACCTGCTCGGCCCGGTGGGCGGCGGCAAGTCCTCCCTGGCAGAGCGCCTCAAGGCCTTGATGGAGGTCTGCCCGATTTATGTCCTGAAAGCTGGCGATGAGCTCAGCCCCGTGTTCGAGAGCCCGCTCGGTCTGTTCGATCCAGAGCGAATGGGCGATATGCTCGAAGAGCGCTACGGTATTCCACGTCGTCGATTGACCGGGCAGATGAGCCCATGGTGCGTCAAACGTCTGGATGAATTCGGGGGTGATCTGTCCCGCTTCACGGTCGTCAAGGTGCTGCCATCGCGCCTACGTCAGGTCGCGATCAGCAAGACGGAGCCGGGTGACGAGAACAACCAGGATATCTCGTCGTTGGTCGGCAAGGTCGACATCCGTAAATTGGAGACGCTGAGCCAGAACGATCCCGATGCCTACAGCTACTCGGGCGGCCTAAACCGGTCGAACCAAGGCATGCTTGAGTTCGTCGAGATGTTCAAAGCCCCGATTAAGATGTTGCATCCATTGCTGACTGCGACGCAGGAAGGCAATTACATCGGGACCGAGAACATCGGCGCCATTCCGTTCTCGGGCATGATCATGGCCCATTCGAACGAATCGGAATGGCAGAGCTTCAAGACCAACAAGAACAACGAAGCGTTCATCGACCGGATCTATGTCATCAAGGTTCCGTATTGCCTGCGGGTCACGGAGGAGCAGCGCATCTATGCGAAGCTGATTCGCAGTTCGGAACTGTCAAAGGCGCCATGCGCGCCCTCGACGCTCGAAATGTTGTCGCGGTTCTCGGTTCTGTCGCGGCTACGCCATCACGAAAATTCGAACCTGTTCTCGAAGATGCGGGTCTACGACGGCGAGAGCCTGCGGGAGGTGGACCCGCGCGCCCGCAGTCTGCAGGAATATAAGGATGCTGGCGGGATCGACGAAGGCATGGACGGGATCTCGACCCGCTTCGCCTTCAAGGTTCTGGCCGCGACCTTCAACCATGACACGGTCGAGGTCGGCGCCGACCCCGTCCACCTGATGTATGTGCTGGAACAGGCGATCCGCCGCGAACAACTGCCGGCCGATATCGAGAAGCGTTACATCGAATTCATCAAGGCGGAACTCGCGCCGCGATACGCCGAATTCATCGGACACGAAATTCAGAAGGCCTATCTCGAATCCTACCACGATTACGGCCAGAACCTGTTCGATCGCTACATCGATTATGCCGATGCGTGGATCGAGGATCAGGACTTCAAGGATCCCGATACCGGGCAGTTGTTGAACCGCGAGTCCCTGAATGGTGAGCTGACTAAGATCGAGAAGCCCGCGGGCATCGCCAATCCCAAGGACTTCCGCAACGAAGTCGTTAAATTCGCTCTTCGGTCGCGCGCCGCAAATACCGGCCGTAACCCGTCTTGGACCAGTTACGAAAAAATTCGCGACGTGATCGAACGCCGCATGTTCAGCCAAGTCGAAGAGCTGCTGCCGGTGATCAGCTTTGGCTCGAAGAAGGATAGCGACACAGAAAAGAAGCACGAACAGTTCGTCGACCGGATGATTTCGCGTGGATATACTGAGCGTCAAGTCCGGCGCTTGGTCGAGTGGTATATGCGGGCCAAGCAGGCCAGTTGA